One Oryza glaberrima chromosome 10, OglaRS2, whole genome shotgun sequence DNA segment encodes these proteins:
- the LOC127753366 gene encoding uncharacterized protein LOC127753366 isoform X2, with protein sequence MFRNKVLVRARAVPSAPPPPFILRQLSFPAAVPALDLDILCCRLSRRHRLACLPQPPSDVLVVYQRCQSCAAAEAVSGIAEAFEGAAVGEEEEVVCSGSLVAKAVECDLRSLMLEHGWRCLGESVYVLSTFADTKERTDQCTVNVEVKLGRNDDIEFAVSPDALWFTTPKFSDFVSSDKMETFENGKEVILDYCNFRTACTTLPTLQEGHVIGQCLDKFMQLCSLKHGLEADYSHYAAVRFGYESSHEIWLPCSFVLQGSGLQPAPKSSRASRAMCALQSFMGLLNAWNFFGQNHLVIKEQLLLNSTATLPTWDKAMSSARTNNSEDLRLVHTNILTNDQSLALDFRTPKPAVLCSTSIKPWNTKVQMTSLSLDNDDTGNRKGSINYDCQTQCIVRTNLCKSQVALLKPSFSRGKSEQGHKRKHSSEHSDADNSDKLRHTSLTNSTLVSGGHKRKHAESLDRNCQEVSKVHLQDYSQKENLDTSRKSKDCIPQVPDETRAIPGVKNDMLSTKVMKPTLKCVVSNDEKTAPTNSKTKQKVRKDVLTAVTKPTIRTEHVKDHFTKKVVNNQKDELMKKATKAKGRRVVNSTELTSMNSKTNSDVLNDDIVRKVTDHQKRGELRLLTVADLKCFLSARKVKVGGTKEMLIKRVAELIG encoded by the exons ATGTTCCGCAACAAAGTCCTCGTGCGCGCCCGCGCCGTCCCCtccgcgccacctcctccgtTCATCCTCCGACAActctccttccccgccgccgtccccgccctCGACCTCGACATCCTCTGCTGCAGgctctcccgccgccaccgcctcgcgtGCCTCCCCCAGCCCCCGTCCGACGTCCTCGTTGTCTACCAG AGATGCCAGTCTTGCGCTGCCGCGGAGGCCGTGTCGGGGATCGCGGAGGCGTTCGAGGGTGCCGCG gttggcgaggaggaggaggtggtttGTTCGGGCTCACTGGTTGCGAAAGCTGTCGAGTGCGACCTGCGCTCCCTGATGCTTGAGCATGGATGGAGGTGTCTTGGGGAGAGCGTGTATGTCCTTTCGACGTTTGCTGATACTAAGGAGAGAACTGACCAATGCACGGTGAACGTG GAAGTCAAGCTTGGGAGAAATGATGATATTGAATTTGCTGTCTCACCAGATGCACTTTGGTTTACAACACCTAAG TTCTCTGATTTTGTTAGCTCTGATAAGATGGAAACATTTGAAAACGGCAAGGAAGTAATTTTGGATTATTGTAATTTCCGAACAGCATGTACTACTCTTCCAACCCTTCAGGAAGGCCATGTGATAG GACAGTGCTTGGACAAGTTTATGCAGCTTTGCTCACTTAAG CATGGTTTAGAGGCAGACTACAGTCATTATGCAGCAGTCAGATTTGGTTACGAATCTTCCCATGAAATATG GTTGCCTTGTTCATTTGTTCTACAAGGTTCAGGGCTCCAACCAGCCCCCAAATCTTCTAGAGCATCGAGGGCAATGTGTGCCTTGCAATCCTTTATGGGATTATTGAATG CTTGGAACTTCTTTGGCCAGAATCACCTAGTAATTAAG GAGCAGTTACTACTCAATTCTACAGCAACTCTGCCTACCTGGGATAAGGCTATGAGCAGTGCAAGAACTAACAACTCTGAGGATCTTAGACTAGTTCATACAAATATTTTGACGAATGATCAATCTTTGGCTCTAG ACTTTCGCACTCCGAAACCTGCTGTTCTATGTTCTACAAGTATCAAACCATGGAATACCAAAGTTCAGATGACAAGTCTATCTCTTGACAATGATGACACTGGCAATAGAAAAGGCTCCATCAATTATGATTGCCAAACCCAGTGCATTGTTCGAACCAATTTATGCAAGT CACAAGTTGCCTTATTGAAGCCGTCATTCAGCAGAGGTAAATCAGAACAGGGACACAAAAGAAAGCATTCTTCAG AACATTCTGATGCAGATAACTCGGACAAATTGAGACATACTTCTCTGACAAATTCAACACTG GTTTCTGGAGGTCATAAAAGAAAGCATGCAGAGTCTCTGGATAGAAATTGTCAAGAAGTATCAAAAG TGCATTTACAGGATTACTCACAAAAGGAAAATTTGGATACAAGCAGGAAG AGTAAAGATTGTATACCTCAAGTCCCAGATGAGACTAGAGCAATACCAGGTGTCAAGAATGATATGCTTAGCACTAAGGTAATGAAACCAACATTGAAGTGTGTAGTCAGCAATGATGAGAAAACTGCACCAACAAATTCAAAGACTAAACAGAAGGTTCGCAAAGATGTGTTAACTGCAGTAACAAAACCAACAATAAGAACAGAACATGTCAAAGACCACTTCACTAAAAAG GTGGTAAATAATCAGAAGGATGAGCTAATGAAAAAGGCAACAAAGGCAAAAGGAAGGAGAGTAGTTAACAGCACTGAGTTAACTTCAATGAACTCAAAAACAAACTCTGATGTACTCAATGATGACATAGTTAGAAAG GTGACAGATCATCAGAAGCGAGGTGAGCTGCGTTTGCTAACAGTTGCAGATCTGAAGTGCTTCCTTAGTGCAAGAAAAGTGAAGGTTGGAGGGACAAAGGAAATGCTTATCAAAAGAGTCGCTGAGCTCATTGGTTAA
- the LOC127753366 gene encoding uncharacterized protein LOC127753366 isoform X1 has protein sequence MFRNKVLVRARAVPSAPPPPFILRQLSFPAAVPALDLDILCCRLSRRHRLACLPQPPSDVLVVYQRCQSCAAAEAVSGIAEAFEGAAVGEEEEVVCSGSLVAKAVECDLRSLMLEHGWRCLGESVYVLSTFADTKERTDQCTVNVEVKLGRNDDIEFAVSPDALWFTTPKFSDFVSSDKMETFENGKEVILDYCNFRTACTTLPTLQEGHVIGFSMTLPTGQCLDKFMQLCSLKHGLEADYSHYAAVRFGYESSHEIWLPCSFVLQGSGLQPAPKSSRASRAMCALQSFMGLLNAWNFFGQNHLVIKEQLLLNSTATLPTWDKAMSSARTNNSEDLRLVHTNILTNDQSLALDFRTPKPAVLCSTSIKPWNTKVQMTSLSLDNDDTGNRKGSINYDCQTQCIVRTNLCKSQVALLKPSFSRGKSEQGHKRKHSSEHSDADNSDKLRHTSLTNSTLVSGGHKRKHAESLDRNCQEVSKVHLQDYSQKENLDTSRKSKDCIPQVPDETRAIPGVKNDMLSTKVMKPTLKCVVSNDEKTAPTNSKTKQKVRKDVLTAVTKPTIRTEHVKDHFTKKVVNNQKDELMKKATKAKGRRVVNSTELTSMNSKTNSDVLNDDIVRKVTDHQKRGELRLLTVADLKCFLSARKVKVGGTKEMLIKRVAELIG, from the exons ATGTTCCGCAACAAAGTCCTCGTGCGCGCCCGCGCCGTCCCCtccgcgccacctcctccgtTCATCCTCCGACAActctccttccccgccgccgtccccgccctCGACCTCGACATCCTCTGCTGCAGgctctcccgccgccaccgcctcgcgtGCCTCCCCCAGCCCCCGTCCGACGTCCTCGTTGTCTACCAG AGATGCCAGTCTTGCGCTGCCGCGGAGGCCGTGTCGGGGATCGCGGAGGCGTTCGAGGGTGCCGCG gttggcgaggaggaggaggtggtttGTTCGGGCTCACTGGTTGCGAAAGCTGTCGAGTGCGACCTGCGCTCCCTGATGCTTGAGCATGGATGGAGGTGTCTTGGGGAGAGCGTGTATGTCCTTTCGACGTTTGCTGATACTAAGGAGAGAACTGACCAATGCACGGTGAACGTG GAAGTCAAGCTTGGGAGAAATGATGATATTGAATTTGCTGTCTCACCAGATGCACTTTGGTTTACAACACCTAAG TTCTCTGATTTTGTTAGCTCTGATAAGATGGAAACATTTGAAAACGGCAAGGAAGTAATTTTGGATTATTGTAATTTCCGAACAGCATGTACTACTCTTCCAACCCTTCAGGAAGGCCATGTGATAG GTTTTAGCATGACACTCCCTACAGGACAGTGCTTGGACAAGTTTATGCAGCTTTGCTCACTTAAG CATGGTTTAGAGGCAGACTACAGTCATTATGCAGCAGTCAGATTTGGTTACGAATCTTCCCATGAAATATG GTTGCCTTGTTCATTTGTTCTACAAGGTTCAGGGCTCCAACCAGCCCCCAAATCTTCTAGAGCATCGAGGGCAATGTGTGCCTTGCAATCCTTTATGGGATTATTGAATG CTTGGAACTTCTTTGGCCAGAATCACCTAGTAATTAAG GAGCAGTTACTACTCAATTCTACAGCAACTCTGCCTACCTGGGATAAGGCTATGAGCAGTGCAAGAACTAACAACTCTGAGGATCTTAGACTAGTTCATACAAATATTTTGACGAATGATCAATCTTTGGCTCTAG ACTTTCGCACTCCGAAACCTGCTGTTCTATGTTCTACAAGTATCAAACCATGGAATACCAAAGTTCAGATGACAAGTCTATCTCTTGACAATGATGACACTGGCAATAGAAAAGGCTCCATCAATTATGATTGCCAAACCCAGTGCATTGTTCGAACCAATTTATGCAAGT CACAAGTTGCCTTATTGAAGCCGTCATTCAGCAGAGGTAAATCAGAACAGGGACACAAAAGAAAGCATTCTTCAG AACATTCTGATGCAGATAACTCGGACAAATTGAGACATACTTCTCTGACAAATTCAACACTG GTTTCTGGAGGTCATAAAAGAAAGCATGCAGAGTCTCTGGATAGAAATTGTCAAGAAGTATCAAAAG TGCATTTACAGGATTACTCACAAAAGGAAAATTTGGATACAAGCAGGAAG AGTAAAGATTGTATACCTCAAGTCCCAGATGAGACTAGAGCAATACCAGGTGTCAAGAATGATATGCTTAGCACTAAGGTAATGAAACCAACATTGAAGTGTGTAGTCAGCAATGATGAGAAAACTGCACCAACAAATTCAAAGACTAAACAGAAGGTTCGCAAAGATGTGTTAACTGCAGTAACAAAACCAACAATAAGAACAGAACATGTCAAAGACCACTTCACTAAAAAG GTGGTAAATAATCAGAAGGATGAGCTAATGAAAAAGGCAACAAAGGCAAAAGGAAGGAGAGTAGTTAACAGCACTGAGTTAACTTCAATGAACTCAAAAACAAACTCTGATGTACTCAATGATGACATAGTTAGAAAG GTGACAGATCATCAGAAGCGAGGTGAGCTGCGTTTGCTAACAGTTGCAGATCTGAAGTGCTTCCTTAGTGCAAGAAAAGTGAAGGTTGGAGGGACAAAGGAAATGCTTATCAAAAGAGTCGCTGAGCTCATTGGTTAA